In Nostoc edaphicum CCNP1411, the sequence AAGCCTGTACATTTCATTTCTACTCTTAGCGTTTTCGCCTCAGATGAGTATTTCAAATTAGATGTTGTTCTAGAAGATGATCCTCTAGAACACTATCAAGGACTTGTTGGAGGCTATCCCCAAAGTAAATGGGTGGCAGAAAAGATTGTCATGATGGCACGCGATCGCGGTTTGCCTTGCAGTATCTACAGGCTTGGTAGAATAACATGGCACAGTCAAACCGGCGTTTGGAATCCAAATGACATGTTGTACAGATTCATCAAAAGCTGCATTCAATTAAAAAGTGTGCCAGAGATGAACAGCATGGAAAAAATTACACCTGTAGACTATCTCGTTAAAGCTTTAATCAACCTGTCGCAGCAGTCAAAATCTTTGGGCAAAGCTTTTCATCTAATTAGTTCTCATTCTGCTCCTTGGAGTCAATTTGTTAACTGCATCCGCTCTTTGGGCTACCCTCTGCAAGAGCTTTCTGATGAAGATTGGCAAGCTGAACTAGTTCGCAGTAACCAAATTTCTACTGATAACGCTTTGTATTCATTTGTATCGCTGGTTGGAGAAAATACATCTTCAGAGTCAACACCAGATGAAACACCTAGCTTAAAATTTGATTTCCAAAATACCCTCAATGGACTTGCAGATACCACCATTCGCTGGCCAGAAGTAGACGATAAATTACTCCAAGCTTTCTTTACCAACTTTAGCAATTCGACTTTGGACAAAAAAAAGTAAATAATAAATTTGCCTTTATATCAAGTCCGGTTAATTAGTTAGATTACCGAATCTATGCAGAAACCCAAAAACCCTTCCCCTCTGCCCCCTGCTGGCTTAATGATAAGTCTTTAACCGGACATGATATTAGGTGTTGAGGCTCACATTAAGGATTTTGTCCACTTTTGATGATCCTGTTAGGGAATGCTGTCAGTTGAGCGAGATTAAGACCGAACTAAAAATCAGTATTTCAAAATCAAAACTCGCCACAAAATGCGACATCTCCCAGTGTTAACCCTTGAGATGCTTAAATCGCAGCTAAAGATATAGTATTTTGCTGCGATTTTCACATCAGTTACGTGTAGCTTCTAGTAGGCGGGAAAAATAGAAGCGAGTCTTTGTCATCGCCTGTCGTTGCAAAGAAAAGCCATTACTTTCCAAAATTCTCACCACATCAGCCTCACGATGCAAATATGCACGAGTGGCTTTACTTGGCCCAGGAAAGAAACTGCCAATTTTCTTGAGTATAGTCAGAGCGCAGGTCTTCGGTGCAAAACTGAGAATTATCCGCGACTGTGCTAAAGAACAGAGGTGAGATATCATCTCATCCGCTTTTTCTTGGGGATAGTGGATGAGAACATCCAAGCAAATAACGGTATGGTAACTACCACTCAACGATTCCAAATCCTGCACAGCAAAAGTGGGATTTTCACCATTTCCCAAAGTTTCCTTTGCTCTGTCCTTACCTTCTTCCACCATTTTTTCCGAAATATCGGTGGCATAGACTTTGGCACCATCTACCGCCAGAGGAATGCTGAGACTACCAACACCACATCCAGCATCACAGATTGATAGCTCTGGTAAATTGTTATCAGCCTTCAGCCAGCCGAGAACTGTATCCACGGTTTGCTGGTGTCCATTGCGGATGTCTAATTGGACTTTATTGACTTCGCCATCGCCGTAAATTCGCTTCCAACGGTCAAACCCTGTGGAATTGAAATACTCGCGAACAATCGTTTTGTCGTCGGCTGCGTTCATAAACTTTGATTTTTAGGGGTTCCCAATGCTTAAAATTATCATTGATAGGAACCCATAAGAGCGCTCTTCCAGATTTTTCCAGATGATAGTTCGCCCATAGGCAAAGATACTTACGTACACAGAGGAGTTAGAATGCCGAATTCCAGCCAGACGAGCAAAAATCAAGCTGTATAATCAACGGGTTTGAATTTCGACACAAAACAATAAAATTTAGTGTTCTACAACTAGTACAGCACGGCGGAAATAAACCACTCATTCCCAATCAACAAAACCCTTACGCTGTCTTCATTTTTAATTTTTAATTTTTAATTCCGCCTTGCGGTACTAGTGGCGGGTCTGTAGTTTGTTTCCCGTAGTATATCCCCAACTATATTGATTCTGAATTCTGTATTCTTCTTCAACTTGGGTTTCATCGATTTTAGCTATACCCTTTCATATAACAGCAAATTACTTCCAAATAAATGAGTAGATGGCGAGACTTATTCGATTGCTCTCTGTCACTCTAGATTACCAAATTTTATGTTTTAATTTCACTAGCTATTAGCATTATTTTTCCGTTTTAATCCTTGTTAAGCTAATATTCTATTTATTTAAACCAAAA encodes:
- the bchM gene encoding magnesium protoporphyrin IX methyltransferase — translated: MNAADDKTIVREYFNSTGFDRWKRIYGDGEVNKVQLDIRNGHQQTVDTVLGWLKADNNLPELSICDAGCGVGSLSIPLAVDGAKVYATDISEKMVEEGKDRAKETLGNGENPTFAVQDLESLSGSYHTVICLDVLIHYPQEKADEMISHLCSLAQSRIILSFAPKTCALTILKKIGSFFPGPSKATRAYLHREADVVRILESNGFSLQRQAMTKTRFYFSRLLEATRN